In uncultured Cohaesibacter sp., a genomic segment contains:
- a CDS encoding TRAP transporter small permease, producing the protein MSTKTGLGSSEDEVASEVSPFKFPSHPDDPAWLAFISRISSALNLLCAVISAVLIALMTLLIIVEICLRFFSLSTFMADTLVGYGVAATTFLAAAWALEHGAMIRVTALTSVMPPLGKWIAEVFCLVATEAILLFLVHYQWNTVFKYWARGTVGQHYIKIPLWIPESFFLIGLGLLALQVLVRLLRLFAVGHTSERSLKI; encoded by the coding sequence ATGTCAACGAAAACTGGGTTAGGTTCATCGGAAGATGAGGTTGCTTCCGAAGTGTCTCCGTTCAAATTTCCTTCTCATCCCGACGATCCCGCATGGCTGGCTTTCATCAGCCGGATTTCGAGCGCCCTCAATCTGCTGTGCGCGGTGATCTCTGCCGTTCTCATTGCCTTGATGACGCTACTGATCATTGTCGAGATCTGTTTGCGCTTTTTCTCGCTCTCGACCTTCATGGCTGACACGCTGGTTGGATACGGGGTGGCGGCAACGACCTTTCTGGCCGCAGCCTGGGCACTGGAACATGGTGCCATGATCCGGGTGACGGCGCTGACCAGTGTGATGCCGCCCCTCGGCAAGTGGATTGCTGAAGTGTTCTGTCTGGTTGCGACCGAAGCCATCCTGCTGTTTCTGGTCCACTATCAGTGGAACACCGTCTTCAAATACTGGGCGCGTGGCACGGTAGGCCAGCACTATATCAAGATCCCGCTCTGGATTCCGGAGAGCTTTTTCCTCATCGGTCTGGGCCTGCTTGCCTTGCAGGTTCTCGTGAGGCTGCTGC